The genomic segment GTTGAATGACGACGAACCCCCTTTCTTGCAAGGGCAGAGTCGTTATTCAGTTGATATGTCCCCtgttaaaatttttaaaaatcctGAAGGGTCATTGAGTCGTGCTGCTGCACTACAATCAGCTTTGATAAAGGAGAGAAGGGAAGTAAGAGAGCAGCAACAGAGAACAATGCTTGATTCGATCCCAAAGGATCTGAACAGACCATGGGAAGACCCAATGCCAGAGACAGGTGAGAGGCATCTGGCACAGGAGCTGAGGGGTGTTGGTTTGTCTGCCTATGACATGCCAGAATGGAAGAAGGATGCTTATGGTAAAGCCTTGACCTTTGGCCAGAGGTCCAAGCTATCCCTACAGGAGCAGAGGCAGAGTCTTCCTATTTACAAATTGAAGAAAGAACTGGTTCAGGCTGTCCATGATAACCAGGTCCTGGTCGTCATTGGTGAGACAGGTTCTGGCAAGACAACACAGGTTACACAGTATCTAGCCGAGGCAGGGTATACAACGAGGGGGAAAATTGGCTGTACTCAACCTCGTCGAGTGGCTGCAATGTCAGTGGCTAAGAGAGTTGCGGAGGAATTTGGTTGTCGATTAGGTGAAGAGGTTGGTTATGCTATTCGTTTTGAAGATTGTACTGGGCCAGAAACTGTTATCAAATATATGACTGATGGTATGCTTCTGAGGGAGATCCTGATTGATGATAATTTGTCCCAGTATTCAGTCGTAATGCTTGATGAAGCACACGAAAGAACAATTCACACTGATGTTCTCTTTGGTTTGCTTAAGCAGCTTATGAAGAGGAGACCTGACCTTCGTCTAATTGTCACATCTGCAACTTTGGATGCAGAGAAGTTTTCTGGTTATTTCTTTGACTGCAACATCTTTACAATCCCAGGAAGAACTTTTCCAGTAGAGATACTCTACACAAAGCAGCCAGAAAGTGATTACCTTGATGCGGCTTTAATTACTGTTATGCAGATCCACTTGACAGAACCTGAAGGTGATGTCCTCCTTTTCTTGACTGGTCAAGAGGAGATTGACTATGCTTGCCAGTGTCTCTACGAGAGGATGAAAGGACTAGGTAAAAATGTTCCTGAACTGATCATACTACCTGTCTATAGTGCCTTGCCCAGTGAAATGCAGTCCAGAATTTTTGATCCTGCCCCCCCTGGGAAGAGAAAAGTTGTTGTTGCTACAAATATTGCTGAAGCTTCTTTGACAATTGATGGTATATATTATGTTATCGATCCTGGCTTTGCAAAGCAGAATGTCTACAATCCAAAACAGGGGCTTGATTCACTGGTTATTACTCCTATTTCACAAGCATCAGCAAAGCAACGAGCAGGGCGTGCTGGACGAACTGGACCTGGGAAGTGCTACCGTCTGTATACTGAAAGTGCATTCCACAGTGAGATGTCCCCTACCGCGATTCCAGAAATCCAGAGGATAAATCTTGGGAACACGGTTCTTATGATGAAAGCAATGGGTATTAATGATCTTCTGTCGTTTGATTTCATGGACCCACCTTCCCCTCAGGCTCTCATATCTGCCATGGAGCAACTTTACACTCTTGGAGCACTGGATGAAGAGGGGCTTCTGACGAAACTCGGAAGAAAAATGGCAGAATTTCCATTAGATCCTCCTTTGTCCAAGATGCTTCTTGCTAGCGTGGACCTTGGCTGTAGTGATGAGATCTTGACCATCATTGCTATGATTCAAACTGGAAACATCTTTTACCGACCAAGGGAAAAACAAGCTCAGGCAGAtcagaaaagggccaaatttttTCAGCCTGAGGGTGATCATCTTACCTTGCTTGCTGTTTATGAAGCTTGGAAAGCCAAAAACTTTTCAGGTCCATggtgttttgaaaattttgtccAGTCACGATCTCTTAGGAGGGCACAGGATGTTAGAAAGCAGCTGCTCTCCATCATGGACAAGTAtgtatttcatttccttttccatatttttcattccaAGCCTTGTTCTTTCTTACTGTTTACTTATTAACCTTCATTGACTGTTAGCTTAATTGACTTGGGCTTATTTTGTGGATCTCTGTGCCTGATGTTTATTAAATTCCTCCTTTAGGTTAGAAACTTATATGGTTGCGACTCAATTCTGAATCTTGCTTACTTGTGCAGGTATAAATTGGATGTTGTGAGTGCTGGAAAGAATTTCACAAAGATCCGGAAGGCTATTGGAGCAGGTTTCTTTTTTCATGCTGCTAGAAAGGATCCTCAAGAGGGTTATAGAACTCTAGTTGAGAACCAGCCAGTTTACATCCATCCTAGCAGTGCTCTTTTCCAAAGACAGCCGGACTGGGTTATTTATCACGAGCTTGTTATGACAACAAAGGAGTACATGCGCGAGGTGACCGTGGTTGATCCCAAATGGCTTGTTGAGTTGGCACCAAGATTCTTCAAGGTGGCTGACCCAACAAAATTAAGCAAGCGCAAGAGACAGGAACGTATTGAACCTCTTTATGATAGATATCATGAACCAAACTCGTGGCGTTTGAGTAAACGACGAGCGTGatgtctctctttttttttttctttttgggttcTGTGTTGGTTCAGTGAAATGCTCACTGTTTGTTTCTGTAAAAGTGACATATTTGGTCAATCTATAACATAACTTTTGACAATTAGAAACGTAGATTGTATTGTCGAAAGGACGAACATGGTTGCTTTACATCAACTGTACCTCATGCGTATCGCTTATGTAAGTCCCCACGTGTCTTTATTAAAATCATTGTCTCCCTCATGTCTTTCCCTTGGTTTATGGGTTTTGGTTTTCTCCGTTCTCCTTCTACTtcatctttcatttttcttccatgtttccTCTGCCATTCTAACTGatgcttttttcttctttaacaCTTTGCTCCAATAGTAGCTGGTAGTCCTtccttataaaaaaataaaaataaaaaaaaaataaaaaaaaagtagccaGTAGTCCTTGTTGGCTAATTTTGTTGATTGACAAGTTTGTCTGAGATTTGACAGCATTTTCCCCTTATGcgatttcattattttttgttatcCTCGGCTAATTCTTAACTGTTTTGGATCGATTTAGATTCTGTTTCTTGCATCTGCATTCTTGGTTGGACAAGTTGTATTCAGTTAATATGTATTTTCAAATGTTAATGGGTTAACTTCAAGCTGCGAGAAAGATAGTTTGCATGCTTAGGGGGAGAAAAAGTATCAAACCGAGGGAGAATCTGGACCACCAGTACAAACTTTGGTCCTAATCgagaaaggaaaaggtaagagaAGGGGCAATCAAAGAAGGAACATCAAAAAACTGTTGCCGAAGTGATGCAGACTTGATAGCCGAACATTATAATTAGGTATCAACCAATATCTAACATCTATTTGTTGGTttttatagcttttgattgggttGCAGTTGCTTCCATGGTTCCATACTAAAAGGGGTGCATGCGTATAGGATAGAGTTTGTATATGCAGTTTTTCCGTTGTAGCGAAAAAACATGTCAGTTTTTGTGCTCAAATCACTGGTTTTGCTACATCAAACAGATTTCCTTCGTTCTGATTCTTTTGGTGCTACTTTATTCTGCCTCTTTACTTGCAGGAAATTAAGAGCCGTGCTCTTAAGGTTGCAGTAGTTGGAACCCGCACAAATGTTTCCTATAGTATGATCTGCTATTTGCTTTCAAGTGTAGAGGTTTGCTTTCATTTGCACATAACATCTCTGATAAAACTCCTGTTCAAGCTTTTAAAGAATGGTCCATTGATtctaaggagccgtttggacatggtttgaaaccatgtttggacatgtaatttggatatcttaagttgtattttctcttatagacataaaaaccccacaagttgtgaaaagtATCAAAACAgtcccaattcttatacaatcttaccaaatgagcaagtcatagttcataacaaaattaatacgctactagaaggcctttccaaaaaatacaacattaattgatcaaactttagttcaataaaaacgaaaatttaacctGAATAGtgatgtaactactctttaatataatcctcccacatggtagacataaataaaggttggtggaagttaatgcggttggtaaatggttggagggagtaattgttaaaaatatttatcaacttatgggtctttttttataaaatataaacttatgggtcaagttttatatttaaaatttttgaaaccatcagatgaaatgcatgtccaaatgctgatttcatctcatgatttcaaaccatggtctCAAACCGCATGTCCAAACACCTACTAAGTAAATATGATAAGAATCTGTTACAGaagtttaactcattttactaagaattttttttccttatcagaaaaaaaaaatctaagtaAATATGAGTTTAACTTCTGTAACAGATTCTTATCATATAACACTATGAGCTGACTGATAAAGTTCTTTAGCAGTTCTCCatttcaggaaaaaaaattcttagtaaaatgagttaaacttCTGTAACAGATTCTTATCATATAACACTATTAGCTGACTGATAAAGTTCTTTAGCAGTTCTCCAGTTTGTTTATCTTTTTCTctgttttttgtttaatttccaATTTTCTTTGTAGGTATTAATATTTTAGTATTAAACATGCGAACTGTAATTGCATTGTTCATAGACTATAGTAATGGTCAGATTATTTATGTGGATGCCATTGCCTTTGTAATTGATAAGTTCTCCATACAACTGATAGTATTTACACTTTTTCCTAAAAACTTGACTATTTCAATGGGCAAGTAAAGAATAAGCAGTAACTTATATGGTACGGCGAGGGAAATGATGGTATCATCTTTTACCAGTTTCTGTCATTGCATGACAGTTAAAGTCTGATAAGTAGAATTCCGGATAATGAACCTTCACATGCATTTGAAGTTCGTGAGTGTTTATCATGTAGAAGTTCAGTTTTCAGAGCTTATTTTCTGTGTAGCCTTCGATGGATCATGTTGTTCATGTCCAAAAGCGTGTAGTTTATCAGTGCCCGCATTATTTTGACTTATTTCTTATATGGTGTGTCAACTCTATTTTTGTGGTAGGAGATCTCTGTGATAATTGTTATGCGCTTTAATTTGGTAATATTACAACTATATAGACGAGAGAGCACACACATGGATGTGTGTTATTAGGTGGTGCTTTCCCGATTTAGGCTAACTAATAGaagaaacgaaaaaaaaaaaaagatattataaGATACGGACCCTGCATTTAAATAAGCAGCGGAAAACAGATACTACTTTTACTCTATAGATATGCTTTCAATGGCTTGTGTTGGGGCTGCTGCAAGTAAATTTTATGTTAATTACATGCTAAATGGCATTAAATAATTGCTAATAATTACTAGAACTTGCAGAGATAGTTGTTATCCTCAATGAGggcaaaagaaaaagagaaaactaTTAACTTGAGAACTTAAGTTGACAAAATTTTGCTATGATGTGTCAAGAAGATCACATTTTCAAAAGAAGATCACATTTATCTCAGTGCAAAAGAGTTGCTTCGCAATTAGATTCAACAAGCATAGAGCAAATCGTTTCATATAGATCTCTTACAAGTTCTCTGAATCTTGGCACATGTTGAACTGTGAAGAGAAGGTTTGATCCACCTTCCGATCTCTAAGTTGAGTTGACTTGTCTAAGATGGGGGAATTTACATACTccatctgtcccaatttatatggcacAGTTGGAATTTCGAGTCAACCAAGTTTTTCTTGACAGTAAGTTCTTtatatgccttttaaatattttaagttgtcaACGATTGTGGTTTATAGTACTTTTATgcagttttcaaatatataaatttattttgaaaaacttaaAGCTTCTATGTCCGAATTCACGGTCAAAGTTAAGAAGTCTGaatcttgaaattccaattgtgtcacataaattgggctAGAGGGAGTACTGATGAGTTCTGGTGGAGCATTGGTTTGACCACGGTTGGTGCTATTTCTGTTAAATATTCAAGAGTATTTGTTGTTAATGATCCTGGAATTCTGAGTTGTGTGTGTAATTATTGCCTGAACCAATTTTTCAACCAACAAATAAAAAGACATCAGAAAATTTAAAACGTGATTATTTGCTGAACTCAAGGTTTAGACAAAGAATATAAGAATTGACAGTTTAGATAGTGCTAGAACCTGATGTCTCATGATGTGCTTATTTTTCTATTCAACTTGGGCTTTACACTAGGCTAACTCAAGGATTCGAAAACTTTGTTGTGCCTAGAGTTGAAAAGGCTGCATACTAAGCGGACATGCTTTGCTTCTGTTGATTTCTTGCCTATCTAGAGTTTCTGATTCTCTAATTTGTTTCACTACTGTATATCAGTTTAAATGCTTCAAATCAGAATCTCCAGGTGAAACGTTTCATCTGTGCCGAGCTTCTGTTGACTAAACCTTCTTATTGTGAGATTCCTGTAGTCAGAATCTCCAGGTGAAACGTTTCATCTGTGCCGAGCTTCTGTTGACTAAACCTTCTTATTGTGAGATTCCTGTAGTCAGAAGTGTAAGAAGGGATATACGTCACATGGAGAGATTATCAATTAAAGCTAAACATATCTTGCGAACAACTTAGAACTACTTCCATAGAAATATTCATAACAAGTACCTTCAACCACTATTTGTTTTGTTTCATGTGGTGTGTACTTAGGCTGTAACTTCCGGAACTTCATTTAGGCATACAGATGAACATTATAATACCATTAATGTTTAAGATAAAGTactttaggaagaattattTAAGTGAGATTCATGATTATTCATGGTATTGGATTTGGATGAAGAGTAGCAGGTACTGGGAGCTAGTATACTTTTAGGATTTACTGTGGTTATATTAGTGATTAGTCACCCTACTGTTTGGGTTGAGCATATCTATCTTTGTTGCAGAACTGTTGTATATTTTACCTCTATTCTTGATAGGTTATATTTACCTCTATTCTTTAGGTTGGAACTAAAAGAAAATACGGCGTTCACATCCTTATCTTGCATTGCTATCCTCCTTTTCTTTGAACTGTTTGTAAAGCACCACTTAAGCGAAAGCCATGTGTCATAACTAATCGTTAGACCACGTCTATTAGTTGCAGCTCAAGCTCCAATTGCAGAAGTTGTAGCTACAGCTCAAAGTTTATTTTTGTTCACCTTAATATAATACATACTAATAGCTCAGTGTAGTTCTTGGATTTAGTTATACCCAATCTCAGCTCTCAACTTAAAAAGTGTGAATCAGCTCAGAATTGTGAAGTTATCAAGAAGCTTAAAGTGAATTAGCTTGACGGTGAACCCTCAAAAAGCTCACTGTGCAGTGCATGTAGCTCAATCCTTTTCTCCCAGTTGCATATGTATGAGAAGTCCTGCGTAGTGTATGTTCATACATCTGGATTTTGTTGCCTGGGAAGCTGGTAGGTTGTCCAAATTGTTAGGATGTATTTGTACGTATTAGCAGGTTTGCAAATTCCAGAACTGCTTTTGGCCATTTCTGTTCTTGAGGCTTACCAACATTTTGTTGGTGCATGAAAGCTTCCTGTTAGCAGTCGTTTGTTGTTGCATGTATGCTTGCAACACAACTCCATGTTGTCCAGGGACTCCATCAATTCTTTGTCCCATGAATGCTTGTGTTTTGAGACATTGTCATATTGCTGGGAAAAGATAGTTGCTATATCCTCTTCATTAATTGTGCAAGAGATTTACAATTAAGTCATTACCAAGTTTTTGtgccgagggtctaccggaaacaacctctctacctcctaaggtaggggtaaggtgaCGCTTTCTTTTCCAGCACTTTGTGAGATTtgtgtgatgttgttgttgttgttgttgtcactACCAAGTTTTCAATCAAAGAACTATTAATGTCCATCATAGCTATTTTAAGTTATACAGCTATTTAGTAATGGTATGTTTTTTCAATCACCATGAGTTCATGAATCATGAGTGTGCTTGTTTTGTTGGGCGATGGAACATCATTAGTCCTCAGACTGGTTAACATTCCATTCAGtatttgatgaattaatttcgGGAGAAATTTTCAATTACATTTATCCGTTTTACTCAAGGTTCTGGATTCTGTTATACTCCCTGAAGCATCGTATCCATAGCTTCAGGCTTCAGCCTTCAGATACTTCAAGCTTGACTATGTAGGTGCATTATGAGTTGGGCCAGCAAGATACTAAAGCAACGCTAATTACTCCTAGTTAACTTAGTagtatttttgaaagtaaatGGAGTATATAATGCAATAATTTAATCACTACGAATTCCAAAACTAATATCCACTATTAATTAGGAGAATCAGAAATCAGTAGATCAGACTCCAAAGGTGAAAAAGGAAAAGGTTGTCCTCTTGCAcggaaggattttttttttttttttttttaaatggtaaaAACTTGAAactcaatttttaaaaagtgactCCATTCGTTttctttttacttgttcactatataaaaaataaatttttatttttatttgtccactttagcatatcaagagaaagacaattttatttttgatgttttacccgtaacattaattactcatttctcAAGTCCATTAAATCTGAAGCTCATATATCAAGTAGTATCATATcagactttttatttttataaagttGATACTTctaatatatgaagttgaaatacaaaaattaaataaactacTACAAAGGTGAAAAATCaacagaaaaataaagaataaataaataggcATGCTTGGCAAAACGTGGAAAAATGATAAACAAGGCAAGCAAATCAGGTAAAACTTTAGGGAGTCATTTGACTGCTAGTTAGAATTATGCAAGTATTAATAGTATAGGAATTAGAactattaataaaaatatttctcaaatAATTTATCCAAACACTAACTAGTGTACTATTTTGCAAAACATTTTTAATAAGCAGT from the Lycium ferocissimum isolate CSIRO_LF1 chromosome 11, AGI_CSIRO_Lferr_CH_V1, whole genome shotgun sequence genome contains:
- the LOC132037653 gene encoding probable pre-mRNA-splicing factor ATP-dependent RNA helicase DEAH5 isoform X2 — its product is MGADIEENELKKLEYLSLISKVCSELEAHLGFGDKVLAEFITELGRNCSTVDEFDAKLKESGAEMPDYFVRTLLTIIHAILPPKTKEKESKKDEDDSEFSALKIRDNRERVKELEKEIELEVKSKTRDNGEEEERDNRRRDYRRERGRDRDNRGRDRDRHDYDDAKSQRPPKTERRRKDRDRDDYDDGRGEPRASERRRDRDRDRDRDGMGRRDEYEQDKDGDDRRDKRKSRNHVDEPELYEVYKGRVSRVMDSGCFVQLSDFRGKEGLVHVSQLATRRVSNAKDLVKRDQEVFVKVISISGQKLSLAMRDVDQNTGKDLLPLKKSSGDDGMTTNPSGMNGEGSKTRVGLSGIPIIEQEDVAPSRRPLKRMSSPEKWEAKQLIAAGVLGMQEHPMFDEEGDGMLYQEEGAEEELEVELNDDEPPFLQGQSRYSVDMSPVKIFKNPEGSLSRAAALQSALIKERREVREQQQRTMLDSIPKDLNRPWEDPMPETGERHLAQELRGVGLSAYDMPEWKKDAYGKALTFGQRSKLSLQEQRQSLPIYKLKKELVQAVHDNQVLVVIGETGSGKTTQVTQYLAEAGYTTRGKIGCTQPRRVAAMSVAKRVAEEFGCRLGEEVGYAIRFEDCTGPETVIKYMTDGMLLREILIDDNLSQYSVVMLDEAHERTIHTDVLFGLLKQLMKRRPDLRLIVTSATLDAEKFSGYFFDCNIFTIPGRTFPVEILYTKQPESDYLDAALITVMQIHLTEPEGDVLLFLTGQEEIDYACQCLYERMKGLGKNVPELIILPVYSALPSEMQSRIFDPAPPGKRKVVVATNIAEASLTIDGIYYVIDPGFAKQNVYNPKQGLDSLVITPISQASAKQRAGRAGRTGPGKCYRLYTESAFHSEMSPTAIPEIQRINLGNTVLMMKAMGINDLLSFDFMDPPSPQALISAMEQLYTLGALDEEGLLTKLGRKMAEFPLDPPLSKMLLASVDLGCSDEILTIIAMIQTGNIFYRPREKQAQADQKRAKFFQPEGDHLTLLAVYEAWKAKNFSGPWCFENFVQSRSLRRAQDVRKQLLSIMDKYKLDVVSAGKNFTKIRKAIGAGFFFHAARKDPQEGYRTLVENQPVYIHPSSALFQRQPDWVIYHELVMTTKEYMREVTVVDPKWLVELAPRFFKVADPTKLSKRKRQERIEPLYDRYHEPNSWRLSKRRA
- the LOC132037653 gene encoding probable pre-mRNA-splicing factor ATP-dependent RNA helicase DEAH5 isoform X1, whose amino-acid sequence is MGADIEENELKKLEYLSLISKVCSELEAHLGFGDKVLAEFITELGRNCSTVDEFDAKLKESGAEMPDYFVRTLLTIIHAILPPKTKEKESKKDEDDSEFSALKIRDNRERVKELEKEIELEVKSKTRDNGEEEERDNRRRDYRRERGRDRDNRGRDRDRHDYDDAKSQRPPKTERRRKDRDRDDYDDGRGERRAPERRRDRDSDGYDDGRGEPRASERRRDRDRDRDRDGMGRRDEYEQDKDGDDRRDKRKSRNHVDEPELYEVYKGRVSRVMDSGCFVQLSDFRGKEGLVHVSQLATRRVSNAKDLVKRDQEVFVKVISISGQKLSLAMRDVDQNTGKDLLPLKKSSGDDGMTTNPSGMNGEGSKTRVGLSGIPIIEQEDVAPSRRPLKRMSSPEKWEAKQLIAAGVLGMQEHPMFDEEGDGMLYQEEGAEEELEVELNDDEPPFLQGQSRYSVDMSPVKIFKNPEGSLSRAAALQSALIKERREVREQQQRTMLDSIPKDLNRPWEDPMPETGERHLAQELRGVGLSAYDMPEWKKDAYGKALTFGQRSKLSLQEQRQSLPIYKLKKELVQAVHDNQVLVVIGETGSGKTTQVTQYLAEAGYTTRGKIGCTQPRRVAAMSVAKRVAEEFGCRLGEEVGYAIRFEDCTGPETVIKYMTDGMLLREILIDDNLSQYSVVMLDEAHERTIHTDVLFGLLKQLMKRRPDLRLIVTSATLDAEKFSGYFFDCNIFTIPGRTFPVEILYTKQPESDYLDAALITVMQIHLTEPEGDVLLFLTGQEEIDYACQCLYERMKGLGKNVPELIILPVYSALPSEMQSRIFDPAPPGKRKVVVATNIAEASLTIDGIYYVIDPGFAKQNVYNPKQGLDSLVITPISQASAKQRAGRAGRTGPGKCYRLYTESAFHSEMSPTAIPEIQRINLGNTVLMMKAMGINDLLSFDFMDPPSPQALISAMEQLYTLGALDEEGLLTKLGRKMAEFPLDPPLSKMLLASVDLGCSDEILTIIAMIQTGNIFYRPREKQAQADQKRAKFFQPEGDHLTLLAVYEAWKAKNFSGPWCFENFVQSRSLRRAQDVRKQLLSIMDKYKLDVVSAGKNFTKIRKAIGAGFFFHAARKDPQEGYRTLVENQPVYIHPSSALFQRQPDWVIYHELVMTTKEYMREVTVVDPKWLVELAPRFFKVADPTKLSKRKRQERIEPLYDRYHEPNSWRLSKRRA